Proteins found in one Candidatus Deferrimicrobium sp. genomic segment:
- a CDS encoding aldehyde ferredoxin oxidoreductase C-terminal domain-containing protein, protein MIREKVARLAARMHDRPQYPTQGAVLFVDLERREHFSKYLPVGVLRSFLSGRGGNMFLLHNLLLDGREPLDPQIPMIFGSGVFTGTLPSAARGNLTGVAPDSNAILDSNCGDFFPAFFKLNGYDHLVLYGKAAGWTLLELSGGEVRYHDATPYLGMDNTDLTRAVERDFSCVERKNMAMARITRAGENLVLCSGIMGGPKAIYARCGSGAKMGSLRLKAVMILGRGEPPDLSPAYKENNRELARKILATSVVRYALKKVGTPFLYKPSRILGAMGTKNNQETIWYDTLDADNFDVYRPGMDGCFQCPIRCRPLNDLTPEGKGGWGADAMRGVTGNAGYAERQTGIGHLREKSYKGIRGDGTYDRHDKGDGPDYVTLGKMGPMIGIREPEQVLRLNNILNDLGLDSASTGSAIAWAMELYQRGIITSKETGGLDLSWGRYEVIEKLLYMTARREGFGDVIADSARAVERGRYPAEALQYRMAVKGLFQSDPHDARIIKGFALGLAVSTRGMDHLRNRPTLEINAKINDNPEFKTALYGGTVAKEPTSYEGKEHAVATCDKTFAVGDAVGICRFATKLFNSPSTADYKDFAAQLKELTGEEFTPAQLDEIGRNITGIERLINARLGLTEKDDTLPDRWFEEKITAGPFSGEKIDRAEFEALKARYYSLLGLNAAGVPSLEWHRRLAEATTGFAVQVTLPVGIPGAPEGAVIVDQPVSDVGGLREALKVRLPHAARKLGDSSLIVSVNGTMVLSNEDATPVRSGDEISIMRIIAGG, encoded by the coding sequence ATGATCCGGGAAAAGGTTGCGCGTCTCGCCGCGCGGATGCACGACCGCCCGCAATACCCGACGCAGGGCGCCGTGCTCTTCGTCGACCTCGAGCGACGGGAGCATTTCTCCAAGTACCTTCCCGTCGGGGTGCTGCGGTCGTTCCTCTCCGGCCGCGGCGGGAACATGTTCCTCCTCCATAACCTCCTGCTCGACGGCAGGGAGCCTCTCGACCCGCAGATCCCGATGATCTTCGGAAGCGGCGTCTTCACGGGGACGCTTCCCTCCGCCGCCCGCGGCAACCTCACCGGCGTCGCTCCCGACAGCAACGCGATTCTCGACAGCAACTGCGGGGATTTCTTCCCCGCGTTTTTCAAGCTGAACGGGTACGACCACCTTGTCCTCTACGGAAAGGCCGCAGGGTGGACCCTCCTCGAGCTCTCCGGAGGGGAGGTCCGCTATCACGACGCCACTCCCTACCTCGGGATGGACAACACCGACCTCACCCGGGCCGTCGAAAGGGATTTCTCCTGCGTCGAGCGGAAGAACATGGCGATGGCTCGCATCACGCGCGCCGGCGAGAACCTGGTCCTGTGCTCCGGGATCATGGGCGGGCCGAAGGCGATCTACGCCCGGTGCGGCAGCGGCGCGAAGATGGGCTCCCTCCGCCTGAAAGCCGTGATGATCCTCGGCCGGGGGGAACCGCCCGATCTCTCACCGGCCTACAAGGAGAACAACCGGGAGCTGGCCAGGAAAATCCTCGCGACCAGCGTCGTCAGGTACGCCCTGAAAAAGGTGGGCACCCCCTTCCTCTACAAGCCCAGCCGCATCCTCGGCGCGATGGGGACGAAAAACAACCAGGAGACGATCTGGTACGACACTCTCGACGCCGACAACTTCGACGTGTACCGGCCGGGCATGGACGGCTGTTTCCAGTGCCCGATCCGGTGCCGCCCGTTGAACGATCTCACTCCGGAAGGGAAGGGGGGGTGGGGCGCCGACGCCATGAGGGGGGTGACCGGGAACGCCGGGTACGCCGAGCGGCAGACCGGGATCGGGCACCTGCGGGAGAAGAGCTACAAGGGGATCCGGGGCGACGGCACGTACGATCGTCACGACAAGGGGGATGGGCCGGATTACGTCACCTTGGGGAAGATGGGCCCGATGATCGGGATCCGGGAGCCGGAACAGGTCCTGCGCCTGAACAACATCCTCAACGATCTCGGGCTGGACTCGGCCAGCACGGGGAGCGCGATCGCCTGGGCGATGGAGCTCTACCAGCGAGGCATCATCACATCAAAGGAGACCGGCGGGCTCGACCTGTCCTGGGGAAGGTACGAGGTCATCGAGAAGCTCCTCTACATGACGGCCCGGAGGGAGGGATTCGGCGACGTGATCGCGGACTCCGCGCGGGCGGTGGAGCGGGGGAGGTACCCCGCGGAGGCGCTGCAATACCGGATGGCCGTCAAGGGGCTGTTCCAGTCCGATCCGCACGACGCGCGCATCATCAAGGGGTTCGCCCTCGGCCTTGCCGTCTCGACCCGCGGCATGGATCACCTCCGGAACCGGCCCACCCTGGAGATCAACGCCAAGATCAACGACAACCCCGAATTCAAGACCGCCCTCTACGGCGGAACGGTGGCGAAGGAGCCCACGAGCTACGAAGGAAAGGAGCACGCCGTCGCCACGTGCGATAAAACGTTCGCGGTCGGGGACGCCGTCGGCATCTGCCGCTTCGCGACGAAGCTGTTCAACTCCCCATCGACGGCCGACTACAAGGACTTCGCCGCGCAACTGAAGGAATTGACGGGTGAGGAGTTCACCCCTGCGCAGCTGGACGAGATCGGGCGGAACATCACCGGGATCGAGCGTCTGATCAATGCCCGCCTCGGGTTGACGGAGAAGGACGACACCCTTCCCGACCGCTGGTTCGAGGAGAAGATCACCGCGGGGCCGTTCTCCGGGGAGAAGATCGACCGGGCCGAGTTCGAGGCGCTGAAGGCGCGCTACTACTCCCTGCTCGGACTGAACGCCGCGGGCGTACCGTCGCTTGAGTGGCATCGCCGCCTCGCGGAGGCGACTACGGGATTCGCCGTCCAGGTCACGCTTCCCGTGGGGATCCCCGGGGCTCCGGAAGGGGCGGTCATCGTCGATCAGCCCGTGTCCGATGTCGGCGGACTCCGGGAGGCGCTGAAGGTGCGACTTCCCCACGCGGCCCGGAAACTGGGGGACAGCTCCCTGATCGTTTCCGTCAACGGGACCATGGTCCTTTCGAACGAAGACGCGACCCCCGTCCGAAGCGGCGACGAGATCTCCATCATGCGCATCATCGCGGGAGGATGA